The DNA window CGCCCCCGCTTCCATTGCCCCAAAACACCGAGGCGGGGGAGCGAACCAGTTCCACCTGTCGGACCACGGCCGGGTCCACCACGTCGAGAAAGGCCTGCCCGTCGGGCAGGGTGAGCGGAATGCCGTCGTAGAGGACCTGGACCCCACGGACCCCAAAATTGGACCGGTAGCCCACGCCCCGCACGCTGATGCGCTCCCCGAGGGCAAAGTGGTGGCGATCATTTACCCACACGCCGGGCAGGGGACGGAGCACATCGTCCAGAGACGTCGACGAGGTCAGGGATACCTCCGCCGGCGACCGGGACCGCACCGTGACGGCGAACGGTGCGGACGCCTCCGTTTCGGCGCCACGGACGGCCTCAACCGTCACTTCCGGCAGCTCGACGATCGTGGAGTCGGGGGATTGCCCAACCGCGAGGTCGGGGCCGACACCAGTCCACAAAATGGCCAGGAGGAGGAAGAGAGGGGGACGTCGTGTTACGAAAACCATGCAACTGGAAACGGGAACGGCGGAAAGAGAGCGGGCGGAGGGCGGGTGCTCGCAGTAGCGGGTGGGGATCTCGATAGACGGGTCCTCAACTCGTGGTTCGGAGACCTCGTGTCGGGCCTCGTGCAGGCCAAATTGCGAGGGTCCCTTACCATCCAATCCGAGAGGCGGTGGAGTCGTCGGGCGGGCTGGGCGGGTCCTGGGCCACCGCGGGGAGGGGGGACGCCTCGTCCAGTTGCTGAATCTGGACGCCCGTGTAGTAGAACGAGAGGATTTCGCGGTAGCCCTTGCCCTGCTCGGCCATGGCGTGGGCGCCCCATTGATTGAGGCCCACGCCGTGGCCGTGGCCCCGACCGGTCAGCACGTACGCCGAGCCGTCGCGGCGCGCGTCGAACCATGTGCTCTTCAGCGTGACCCCGTCGACCCGCTCGTTCACGACCGACCGGAAGGTGCTCGCCTCCATGTCCGTCTCCGTATCGTCCGAGAAGAGCACCTCGATGGTGGCCAGCCGGCCGCTTGGGGTGCGGTCGCCCAGCAGAAACCCCTCGACGGAGGCGCCGTGGTGCAGCGACAGCGCCTGCAGAAGGGCCCGGCGGTTGATGCGCGTCGTCCAGCGGTGCTTGGGCGAGGCCTGATCGTACGGGTCCTCTTTGCCCCGGAGGTAGGGGAGGGAGGGACTGTCTGTCCAGACGGCCTCGTTGCTGGCCGTGTGGCCGCCGCTCGACGAGAAGTAGACCGCCTGGATTGGGGCCCCGTCGTAGGTCAAAATCTGGCCCTGCGTCTCCCGGGCGGCCCGACGGGCGGCCGTGGTGATCACGTCTTTTCCCCGGTATACCTGAGAGGCCGTGCCGTCGACGTGGTCGTAGTCCCCATCGAAGTGCTTGGTGGAGAAGAGGGCGTAGGTCCGAGCCACGACCGCCATGGCACGGGTGCCCGCCCGGTCGTCGAGGCCGTACTCCGCGGCGACGACGCTCGCAACGTAGTCCTGCAGGGGCACGCGGTTGACGAGCTGAAGGCCGGTGCTGGAGTCGGCGGGACGAAGGGTGAGCCGGCCCGTGTACGTGCGCGTCGACTCGGAGGGCAGGACGAGCGTCCAGCTGCCCCCCCCGGACGGCGCGAGGCGGAGCGACCGGGCGTACAGGTTGGCCG is part of the Salinibacter ruber DSM 13855 genome and encodes:
- a CDS encoding SpoIID/LytB domain-containing protein, coding for MRWCKFHPILRSGTRGLLWALAASMLGLIAVGASSPAAAQSSPDSTDWVQVRLHHGTEVESVRLTPRRSSLSVLLPSSDSPILRLTRDETVTLGRRQGDVYARRGTANLYARSLRLAPSGGGSWTLVLPSESTRTYTGRLTLRPADSSTGLQLVNRVPLQDYVASVVAAEYGLDDRAGTRAMAVVARTYALFSTKHFDGDYDHVDGTASQVYRGKDVITTAARRAARETQGQILTYDGAPIQAVYFSSSGGHTASNEAVWTDSPSLPYLRGKEDPYDQASPKHRWTTRINRRALLQALSLHHGASVEGFLLGDRTPSGRLATIEVLFSDDTETDMEASTFRSVVNERVDGVTLKSTWFDARRDGSAYVLTGRGHGHGVGLNQWGAHAMAEQGKGYREILSFYYTGVQIQQLDEASPLPAVAQDPPSPPDDSTASRIGW